One Paracidovorax avenae ATCC 19860 genomic region harbors:
- a CDS encoding nucleotidyltransferase family protein, translated as MTTQFLRDIASNPANAAILGRWNTLAPELPNAWLVAGCLFQTIWNLQSDRPAGADIKDYDIFYFDDRDLSEAGEKAAQAHADSVLSDLGITVEVANQARVHLWYPQHFARPCPPLTSSEDGIRRFLVLESCVGVQPGKCHAPNGVHGVYAGRLSPNPLTPYPELFAAKVASYRARWPHLRKTAPQADRI; from the coding sequence ATGACCACCCAATTCCTGCGCGACATCGCATCCAACCCGGCCAACGCCGCCATCCTCGGACGCTGGAATACCCTTGCGCCCGAGCTTCCGAACGCATGGCTCGTCGCCGGTTGCCTGTTCCAGACCATCTGGAACCTGCAATCCGACCGCCCAGCGGGTGCAGACATCAAGGACTACGACATCTTCTACTTCGACGACAGGGACCTGAGCGAGGCGGGCGAAAAAGCGGCGCAGGCCCATGCGGACTCCGTGCTGTCCGACCTGGGCATCACCGTCGAAGTCGCGAACCAGGCGCGCGTGCATCTCTGGTACCCGCAGCACTTTGCGCGTCCGTGTCCACCACTCACCTCTTCCGAAGACGGAATCCGGCGCTTTCTCGTCCTCGAATCCTGCGTGGGCGTGCAGCCCGGCAAATGCCATGCTCCCAACGGAGTGCATGGCGTCTATGCCGGCAGGCTGTCGCCCAATCCACTGACTCCGTACCCTGAACTGTTCGCGGCGAAGGTGGCGAGTTACCGCGCGCGGTGGCCCCACCTCCGGAAGACGGCGCCGCAGGCAGACCGCATCTGA
- a CDS encoding efflux RND transporter permease subunit produces the protein MSESRFNLSALAVRERSITLFLIVLISLTGVMAFLKLGRAEDPAFTVKVMTIVTAWPGATAQEMQDQVAEKLEKRMQELKWYDRTETFTRPGLAFTTLTLLDSTPPSEVEGEFYQARKKIGDEARTLPAGVIGPMVNDEYADVTFALYALKARGEPQRVLVRDAESLRQRLLHVPGVKKVNIVGEQSERIYVEFSHERLATLGVDPQDVFAALNRQNALTPAGSVETDGPQVFIRLDGAFDGLQKIRDTPIAAQGRTLKLSDIATVRRGYEDPSTFIIRNGGEPALVLGVVMRDGWNGLDLGAALDGEVDAINAEMPLGMALTKVTDQSVNISASVDEFMVKFFAALMVVLVVCFVSMGWRVGVVVAAAVPLTLAAVFVIMAATGKNFDRITLGSLILALGLLVDDAIIAIEMMVVKMEEGYDRVAASAYAWSHTAAPMLSGTLVTAVGFMPNGFARSTAGEYTSNMFWIVGIALIVSWVVAVVFTPYLGVKLLPEMKKTVGGHAAMYGTPRYERFRRVLGRVIARKWIVAAAVAALLVGAVLGMGLVKKQFFPVSDRPEVLVELQMPYGTSIEKTSAAADKIETWLAGQKEAEIVTAYVGQGAPRFFLAISPELPDPSFAKIVVRTGSPQERDALKLRLREEIARGLAPEAQVRVSQIVFGPYSPFPVAYRVSGPDPEKLRDIAADVQRVMQASPMMRTVNSDWGVRVPVVHFSLQQDRLQAVGLTSESVAQQLQFLLSGVPVTVVREDIRTVQVTARSAGATRLDLAKLGDFTLATATGQRIPLSQIGEVGVRMEEPVLRRRDRMPTITVRGDIAETLQPPDVSAAITKQLQPIVDALPLGYRIAEAGSIEESGKAMAAMAPLFPIMIAVTLIIIILQVRSISAMVMVFLTSPLGLIGVVPTLILFGQPFGINALVGLIALSGILMRNTLILIGQIQQNQAEGLDPFRAVVEATVQRARPVILTALAAVLAFIPLTHSVFWGTLAYTLIGGTLAGTVITLVFLPAMYTIWFRIGPPGDAGASRPDPAPAAVHPVA, from the coding sequence GTGAGTGAAAGCCGTTTCAATCTCTCGGCGCTCGCTGTGCGCGAGCGTTCCATCACCCTGTTCCTGATCGTTCTGATCTCCCTGACCGGGGTGATGGCCTTCCTGAAGCTGGGCCGCGCGGAAGACCCCGCGTTCACCGTCAAGGTGATGACCATCGTCACGGCATGGCCGGGCGCCACGGCCCAGGAGATGCAGGACCAGGTCGCCGAGAAGCTCGAAAAGCGCATGCAGGAGCTGAAGTGGTACGACCGCACGGAAACCTTCACCCGCCCCGGCCTCGCCTTCACCACCCTCACGCTGCTGGATTCGACGCCGCCCTCGGAGGTGGAGGGCGAGTTCTACCAGGCGCGCAAGAAGATCGGAGACGAGGCCCGGACGCTGCCGGCCGGCGTGATCGGCCCGATGGTGAACGACGAATACGCGGACGTGACTTTCGCGCTGTATGCGCTGAAGGCCCGGGGCGAGCCGCAGCGCGTGCTGGTGCGCGATGCCGAGTCACTGCGCCAGCGCCTGCTGCATGTGCCGGGCGTGAAGAAGGTCAACATCGTGGGCGAGCAGTCCGAGCGGATCTACGTCGAGTTCTCCCATGAACGCCTGGCCACGCTCGGTGTCGATCCCCAGGATGTCTTCGCGGCCCTGAACCGGCAGAACGCACTCACGCCCGCGGGCTCGGTCGAGACCGACGGTCCCCAGGTCTTCATCCGCCTGGATGGCGCGTTCGACGGGCTGCAGAAGATCCGCGACACGCCGATCGCCGCCCAGGGCCGCACGCTGAAGCTCTCGGACATCGCAACGGTCCGGCGGGGCTACGAAGACCCGTCGACGTTCATCATCCGCAACGGCGGCGAGCCCGCGCTGGTGCTCGGCGTCGTCATGCGCGACGGCTGGAACGGGCTGGACCTGGGCGCGGCGCTGGACGGCGAAGTCGATGCGATCAATGCGGAGATGCCCCTGGGCATGGCGCTGACCAAGGTGACGGACCAGTCCGTGAACATCAGCGCGTCGGTCGACGAGTTCATGGTGAAGTTCTTCGCCGCGCTGATGGTGGTGCTCGTGGTCTGCTTCGTCAGCATGGGATGGCGTGTCGGGGTGGTGGTCGCGGCCGCGGTGCCGCTGACGCTGGCCGCCGTCTTCGTGATCATGGCCGCCACGGGCAAGAACTTCGACCGCATCACCCTCGGGTCGCTGATCCTCGCGCTGGGACTGCTGGTGGACGATGCCATCATCGCCATCGAAATGATGGTGGTGAAGATGGAGGAAGGCTACGACCGCGTGGCGGCGTCCGCCTATGCGTGGAGCCACACGGCCGCGCCCATGCTGTCGGGAACGCTGGTGACGGCCGTGGGCTTCATGCCGAACGGGTTCGCGCGGTCCACCGCGGGCGAATACACCAGCAACATGTTCTGGATCGTGGGCATCGCGCTCATCGTGTCGTGGGTGGTGGCGGTGGTGTTCACCCCCTACCTGGGCGTGAAGCTGCTGCCGGAGATGAAGAAGACCGTGGGCGGCCATGCGGCGATGTACGGCACGCCCCGCTACGAGCGTTTCCGCCGGGTGCTGGGCAGGGTCATCGCACGCAAGTGGATCGTCGCCGCGGCGGTGGCCGCTCTCCTGGTGGGGGCCGTGCTGGGCATGGGCCTTGTAAAGAAGCAGTTCTTCCCGGTCTCCGACCGGCCCGAGGTGCTGGTGGAGCTGCAGATGCCCTATGGGACCTCCATCGAGAAGACCAGCGCAGCCGCGGATAAGATCGAAACCTGGCTTGCCGGGCAGAAAGAGGCGGAGATCGTCACGGCCTACGTAGGGCAGGGCGCTCCGCGCTTCTTCCTGGCCATCTCCCCGGAACTGCCGGACCCGTCGTTCGCCAAGATCGTGGTGCGCACCGGCAGTCCGCAGGAGCGCGACGCACTCAAGCTGCGGTTGCGCGAAGAGATCGCGCGGGGCCTGGCCCCCGAGGCGCAGGTCCGGGTGTCGCAGATCGTGTTCGGCCCGTATTCGCCGTTTCCCGTCGCCTACCGCGTGTCGGGCCCCGACCCTGAAAAGCTGCGCGACATCGCGGCGGACGTGCAGCGGGTGATGCAGGCCAGTCCGATGATGCGGACGGTGAACTCCGACTGGGGTGTGCGCGTTCCCGTAGTGCATTTCAGTCTTCAGCAAGATCGCCTGCAGGCCGTGGGGCTCACGTCCGAATCCGTCGCGCAGCAGCTGCAGTTCCTGCTGAGCGGCGTGCCCGTGACGGTGGTGCGCGAAGACATCCGCACCGTGCAGGTGACGGCACGCTCCGCGGGCGCGACGCGGCTGGATCTCGCGAAACTCGGCGACTTCACGCTGGCCACCGCTACCGGCCAGCGCATACCGCTCTCGCAGATCGGAGAGGTGGGCGTGCGCATGGAGGAGCCCGTGCTGCGCCGCCGCGACCGGATGCCCACCATCACGGTCCGGGGCGACATCGCGGAGACGCTCCAGCCACCCGACGTGTCGGCGGCCATCACGAAGCAGTTGCAACCCATCGTGGACGCGCTGCCGCTGGGCTACCGCATCGCCGAGGCGGGCTCCATCGAGGAATCCGGCAAGGCCATGGCGGCCATGGCGCCGCTGTTTCCCATCATGATCGCCGTCACGCTGATCATCATCATCCTGCAGGTGCGCTCCATCTCCGCCATGGTCATGGTGTTCCTGACCAGCCCGCTGGGCCTGATCGGGGTGGTGCCGACGCTGATCCTCTTCGGACAGCCCTTCGGCATCAACGCGCTGGTGGGGTTGATCGCGCTGTCGGGCATCCTGATGCGCAACACGCTGATCCTGATCGGGCAGATACAGCAGAACCAGGCGGAGGGCCTGGACCCGTTCCGGGCGGTGGTGGAAGCCACGGTGCAGCGCGCGCGGCCCGTGATCCTCACGGCCCTGGCCGCCGTCCTGGCCTTCATTCCGCTGACCCATTCGGTGTTCTGGGGGACGCTGGCGTACACGCTGATCGGCGGCACGCTGGCAGGGACGGTGATCACTCTCGTGTTCCTGCCCGCGATGTACACCATCTGGTTCCGGATCGGGCCGCCCGGCGATGCCGGCGCATCCCGTCCCGATCCGGCGCCGGCCGCCGTGCATCCGGTCGCTTGA